CTTTGCTGTCAATGTTATCGAGACACAAAAGACTGCCGTGCAGTCAGTGCAGACTAACGAACTTCTGGACAGAACTGCCGGGGTTAGGATACGCCAGGATGGCGGAATGGGATCAAGGATCAACTACAATATCAACGGGATGTCGGGTGATGCTGTCAAGATTTTTATCGATGGTATGCCTGCATCCAACTTCGGATCTTCGTTCTCACTCAACAGTATCCCACCTTCTCTTATCGAACGTATTGAGATATACAAGGGGGTGGTTCCCGGTTATCTTGCAGAGGATGCCCTGGGCGGTGCAATCAATATCGTTTTGAAGCAACGCAGAAGCAGATCACTGTCAACTTCATATTCAGCAGGTTCTTTCAATACCCATAAGTGGGATATTAATGGAAATTACCGCTGGAAAAACGGGCTGACACTTGATATGTCGGCATTCTACAACTATAGTGATAATAATTACAAAGTATGGGGAGAGGATATCTACTTCGTGGACTACCAAGGTGTAATTACTGAGTCTGAAGGGAAAAAAGTAAAGCGCTTCCACGATGCTTATTCCTCAGCCGGCCTCAAGGCCGGCGTAGGCTTCACAGATGTCAAATGGGCCGACCAGTTTTTGCTGGGAGCCATTCTTTCCCAAGACTACAAAGAAGTGCAGAATGGTGCTACAATGCGTGTTGTTTACGGTGACAGACATACAAGACGTAATTCTGCTGTGATCACCCTTAAATACCTTAAGAAAAACTTCCTGACCGAAGGCCTTACACTTAGTCTTGATGCTGCTCATTCCTACCTGAAAAGACAGGCAATAGATACTGTGGGCATTATGCACGACTGGGCAGGCCCAATCAGATATCCGGATGGCTCCTTTGTTAAGTACAGCAGCGGGGCAGAGGTTGGCAGTGCCAAAACTCTTGCAATTAACAGGGATGATACTAATACGGCAAGGCTTAACCTTGACTATGCTGTAAACGACAACAACCGTATCTATTTCAACTACCTCCTAAACGACTTTCAGAGGGATGCTTATGATCCCTTGGAACCACCAGCTCTACAGAAACTGGCCAATACACGTGACCTGCAAAAGAACATAGTTTCTGTTACTTATGAGAATCTTGCCTTTGACAGCAGACTCAGAACCAACCTCTTTTACAAACACTATTTCCAAAAGGTCACTTCCAATGAGCCATACCTGGACGCTGGGCAGTATAAGCTGGATATCTTCCGTAAATATGTAGATTACGGAGGCTATGGACTTACCTTTTCTTATGCACTAAGGGATAACTTCTTTATCCTTGGTTCGGCTGAAAAAACCCTTCGCCTGCCAAATGCAAATGAATTGTTTGGTAATGTAGCTGACAATCTATTACCACCATCCAAGGAACTGGAACCAGAAAGGAGCTTTAATGCCAACCTTGGCTTCAACTACAGGTTCTCGACCGGTAATCACTATTTCAATACCAATGCTTCATTTTTCTACCGCGACACTAAGGGCATGATCAGGGAGGCTATCCGCACAGGTAGCTTTGTCTATACCCAGTTTGAAAACCTTGAGGATGTGATGACCACGGGCGTTGATGCCGAACTAAACTACAACTACTCTGACAGGTTCAGCTTCCGCTTTAATATCTCGAAGTTTGATGTCCTGTTCAACACCAAGTACGACGCCCAGGGCAATCCCTATCTGTTTTACCGCATGCAGATTCGCAACGAGCCCTCATTGAAGTTCAGCACTAATCTGAGCTACAAGGTGAAGAACCTGCTCCTGGATGGTTCGGAAACAACCTTCCATTTTAACAGCCTGTATGTAAAGGGCTTCCTAAGAAACTGGCCCAATGTGGGGTCATCCAACCTGTCGCGTATCCCCACCCAATACCCAATAGATCTCGGACTGGCCTATACCTTCCCATCAGGGAAGTTTGTCCTGAGTTGCGATGTCAAGAATATTGCAAATATACAGGTGTATGACAATTTCGGCCTGCAGAAGCCGGGAAGAGCTGTCTATGCCAAGCTATCATACTTTATCCTGTGATTGGAGATAAATAGAATCAAAACATAAACAAATAACATAAGTGTACTATGAGAACAGCAAATATCAAATCTGTCTTTGCAATGGGAGCTATCGCTCTTGCTATGCTTAGCGCCTGCTCTGAGGATGACAATGACCCCAAAGGTGGCAATCCGGCTGTGGAAAATGACTTTCATATTGCTTTTGCAAGCGGAACCGGTGCCAACTCTGCAACTTATGTTCAGGGTGTTTCTGATCTGAGTACTGGTGTGATAAACTCAACTACGGGTTTCGAACTAGAGTCCTCACGTACTGCACGTATCTTTGCCTCAGCTGATGGAAGCTATCTCTATAGTCTAAACTACACTGTGGGTACTGTCGAAAAACTACAATACCTGGGTGGTGACCGCTATACAAGGGTTGCAAGAATAGATGCGTCAGTGCCACTGGGTGTTAAGGCCCTGCGTTTTTCGCATCTTAATGATCAGCTTGCTTCCCTGCACTATATCAATGCCACTCCGCTTTATGATGAGGTGGATGAAACTGCTTATCTGAGACATAAGATGGTTCTCAGCATTGGCCTTCTTGACCTCGAGAAGATGAGGATGGTTGACGGCTACAAAGCCTCACTTGAGGTGGAGCTTGATGAGGAGCTTGCTGCTCAAGGTTATTTTATCTCACGTATCGATGCACCTGTTCTGTCTGGTAGCAAGCTATACTATGGTGCTGCCGTAAGAAAATGGGATGCAACAAAAGGGGAGGCTGCTGATGTGAACAAAACATTCACCTTGGTTCTTGACTACCCTACGTTGAGCAATCCAAAGATTATCGCCGCAGACGATGATTTTGGTGCTACAAACGGGTATCGTACCTCAACCCAATATGTTGACGAGGAAGGGGATATCTTGCAACTAACAAGTGGCAACGAGGAGGTTCATATTCTTAAAATCAGAAATGGAGAGTATGTTGAATATGACTTCGATCTCAGTGAAAAGCTTGGTAAGCCTGCCAATAGCAACGGCTGGTTTTATGCAGGAAACGGCATCGGTTATGTCCCCTATGAGGATCTTAGCAAAGACAAAGTACAGGTTGGGGTCAATCCCCAGGGAGAACCTACTTATTCTGCAATGTGGAAGCTGGCTCGGGTTGACCTTGTCAATGGAACTGTTGTCGATCTAAATGTACCTGACAATCTATGGCTTACCCAATATCAGGCCTCTGCTGTACGCGACGGAATCTTCTATATTGCGCTCTCGCCAATTGGAGTGGATGGAAATATCTATATGTTTGATGTTGACTCAGAAAGTCCTGATGGGCAAACTGGTGCAAGACTGGCAGGAACAGGGGCTGACCAATACTATATTGGTATATATTGATGCTAACCCAATTTCAGTAAGTGTTACTGGTGATAATTAGCTGGACACTAAAGGGGGTAATAATTTACTGAAATACTAGCTGCCGCAAGGGAAGAAGCGAACAGCTCATTGAAAAAAGAGGGTGTACCTGCCGGTGCACCCTCTTTATATATTCTTTATCCATCAGGCAAATTGCCAGTCTCCTCTTTCCGGTGATCTGGTAAAATTGCCATTGCCGGGACTTATCACATGCTTTCTTCGCTAACAGCGGCTTTCTTAAAGCTGTTCTTTATTACTCCGCGTTTTGAGCTCTTAATGAAGTTGGCTATGTAATCTACTTCCTCAGACAGTGGCAGATAGGTT
The genomic region above belongs to Xiashengella succiniciproducens and contains:
- a CDS encoding TonB-dependent receptor, whose translation is MRKFAMILLLFVTLTSAYSQKGNVNGIIRFEDGQPAVSAIIQVREINKNGITDIDGKYLLSELPYGQYTLDIRSIEAEDKTLILVVDKPSQTFDIPVRRAVMNLSEVLVSSVSRKRDIETRGFAVNVIETQKTAVQSVQTNELLDRTAGVRIRQDGGMGSRINYNINGMSGDAVKIFIDGMPASNFGSSFSLNSIPPSLIERIEIYKGVVPGYLAEDALGGAINIVLKQRRSRSLSTSYSAGSFNTHKWDINGNYRWKNGLTLDMSAFYNYSDNNYKVWGEDIYFVDYQGVITESEGKKVKRFHDAYSSAGLKAGVGFTDVKWADQFLLGAILSQDYKEVQNGATMRVVYGDRHTRRNSAVITLKYLKKNFLTEGLTLSLDAAHSYLKRQAIDTVGIMHDWAGPIRYPDGSFVKYSSGAEVGSAKTLAINRDDTNTARLNLDYAVNDNNRIYFNYLLNDFQRDAYDPLEPPALQKLANTRDLQKNIVSVTYENLAFDSRLRTNLFYKHYFQKVTSNEPYLDAGQYKLDIFRKYVDYGGYGLTFSYALRDNFFILGSAEKTLRLPNANELFGNVADNLLPPSKELEPERSFNANLGFNYRFSTGNHYFNTNASFFYRDTKGMIREAIRTGSFVYTQFENLEDVMTTGVDAELNYNYSDRFSFRFNISKFDVLFNTKYDAQGNPYLFYRMQIRNEPSLKFSTNLSYKVKNLLLDGSETTFHFNSLYVKGFLRNWPNVGSSNLSRIPTQYPIDLGLAYTFPSGKFVLSCDVKNIANIQVYDNFGLQKPGRAVYAKLSYFIL